One window of the Anopheles cruzii chromosome 2, idAnoCruzAS_RS32_06, whole genome shotgun sequence genome contains the following:
- the LOC128278823 gene encoding anoctamin-4, with amino-acid sequence MASACNSQPNGQDGRNRLGGSTAEPNGGSFEVLLPNCVAHEQELASGNRWPSNAPLRTIHSSPVGKVCGRQDAAFEYPTSLVEGGGGAVSEKCYQHLDTSQQHQALMRHSTDNLKSINNDQRTGSERTNGHGGSTEYFAGFDVAAVGVGDVVNHGKVKYFSARTAAAGPEKSSMPRMEPSPSQDSTASPGSVAPPSLAVEIVIGTELHANGCYPMAANDGPVSASPKDTEFRDKLPTLEDIMESPLLKTPVEKWLQTEDRLSREEVIVSHVGEEHSRSNLFGPKISAHENIPGTPMDTPDIVSEFNKSFNSSTTSIINERRRSSTKLLGLGGSDRDTMTVVGASGVPSIPTNDGTGTTADGAGCGNALGEKNNSIGKASLRHILKLRKTSDRSQDTRRSSQQDKEGLDPESLMFRDGRRKIDMILCYEEEDHGVMTEEEALKRHQRKLFHENLVREGLEIELEDKTQAFDGKTYFVKIHIPWRTESRYAEVMNLKLPVKRFITISVKEEETALRRQQNKIMSYWYRLVSLTEYNHGRIEKEPSFYSATASGNPEEQFIVKDRCTSYTSAQRSLVVMQILMRTRFDETEKMNNMGIRRLLNDGTYLACFPLHEGRYDRNHSSGALFDRRLLYLEWARPIKWYKKQPLCLVRKYFGDKIGLYFCWLGFYTKMLYAPAIVGLFCFLYGLASMDSTDNIPTKEICDLNGPGKIVLCPLCDQACSYQELHDSCFFAQLTYLFDNPSTVFFAIFMSFWATTFLELWKRKQSVLVWEWDLQNIENEEDMRPEFETTVKTFRTNPVTREKEPYMPTWTRALRFMVTSSAVLFMISIVLGAVLGTIIYRVSLVSVIYSGGGSFFRKHSKLFTTMTAALINLIIIMILTRIYHKLALYLTNMENPRTQTEYEDSYTVKIFVFEFMNFYSSLIYIAFFKGRFYDYPGDDVARKSEFLRLKGDICDPAGCLSELCIQLAIIMVGKQCWNNFMEYFFPAFYNWWRQRKHKQLTKDETHLHMAWEQDYHLQDPGRLALFDEYLEMIVQYGFVTLFVAAFPLAPLFALLNNIAEIRLDAYKMVTQSRRPLAERVEDIGAWYGILKIITYTAVVSNAFVIAYTSDFIPRMVYKYVYSPHFSLHGYIEHSLSTFNTSDYKEEWGTKTESDPDTCKYRGYRNGPDASEQYGLSPHYWHVFAARLAFVVIFEHIVFVLTGIMQFIIPDIPIEVKTQMQREQLLAKEAKYQHGLKKSRETDYEEILHTLREQSNNSRQGMRGSWARRLSRLSDGLDAHVDVPNRPRQSLESTVWEVT; translated from the exons ATGGCCAGCGCTTGCAATAGCCAGCCTAACGGTCAGGACGGCCGGAACCGCTTGGGTGGCTCGaccgccgaaccgaacggcgggTCGTTCGAGGTGCTGCTACCGAACTGCGTTGCACACGAGCAGGAGCTGGCCAGCGgcaatcggtggccatcgaatGCGCCGCTCAGGACGATACATTCGAGTCCCGTTGGAAAGGTCTGTGGTCGCCAGGACGCGGCATTCGAGTACCCAACGTCGCTAGTTGAAGGCGGCGGGGGTGCCGTTTCGGAGAAATGTTACCAGCATCTCGAT ACAAGCCAGCAACATCAAGCATTGATGCGACACAGCACGGACAATTTGAAGTCTATTAATAACGACCAAAGAACCGGGTCTGAGCGTACCAACGGTCACGGAGGCTCTACCGAGTACTTCGCTGGTTTCGATGTGGCTGCAGTGGGTGTTGGTGACGTTGTCAATCACGGCAAGGTGAAATACTTCAGCGCTCGCACGGCCGCCGCAGGTCCGGAGAAAAGCAGCATGCCCCGTATGGAACCGTCGCCTTCGCAAGACAGTACGGCGTCGCCGGGATCCGTCGCTCCTCCTTCTCTGGCAGTGGAGATAGTtatcggaacggaactccATGCCAACGGTTGCTATCCGATGGCGGCGAACGATGGCCCAGTATCGGCCAGTCCAAAAGATACGGAATTCCGTGACAAGCTGCCAACGCTCGAGGACATCATGGAGAGTCCATTGTTGAAGACACCGGTGGAGAAGTGGTTGCAGACGGAGGATAGACTATCGCGCGAAGAAGTGATCGTATCCCACGTCGGCGAAGAGCACAGTCGAAG CAATCTTTTTGGACCGAAGATCAGCGCCCACGAAAACATTCCCGGCACGCCGATGGACACGCCGGACATCGTGTCGGAGTTCAATAAGAGTTTTAACTCGAGCACAACCAGCATCATCAACGAAAGGCGCCGCTCATCGACGAAACTGCTCGGGTTGGGAGGTTCCGATCGTGACACCATGACCGTGGTTGGCGCGTCGGGTGTGCCAAGCATCCCGACGAACGATGGAACCGGAACTACTGCCGATGGGGCTGGCTGTGGTAATGCTTTGGGcgaaaaaaataattccatcGGAAAAGCCAGCCTGCGCCACATACTGAAGCTACGCAAAACTTCCGATCGGTCCCAGGATACTCGCCGCTCGAGCCAGCAGGACAAAGAG GGTTTGGACCCCGAGTCGCTCATGTTTCGTGACGGTAGGCGAAAAATCGACATGATCCTGTGCTACGAAGAGGAAGACCACGGCGTGATGACCGAAGAGGAAGCCCTAAAGCGCCACCAGCGAAAACTGTTTCACGAAAACCTCGTTCGGGAAGGACTGGAAATCGAGTTGGAAGACAAAACTCAAGCATTCGACGGTAAAACCTACTTTGTGAAGATTCACATACCTTGGCGAACGGAGTCACGCTACGCGGAGGTGATGAACCTTAAGCTGCCCGTAAAACGGTTCATCACAATCAGCGTGAAG GAAGAGGAAACAGCTCTGCGCCGTCAGCAGAACAAGATCATGAGCTACTGGTACCGACTGGTGTCGCTCACCGAGTACAACCATGGGCGAATCGAAAAGGAACCTTCGTTCTACTCGGCTACAGCCAGCGGCAATCCCGAGGAGCAGTTCATCGTAAAAGACCGTTGCACGTCCTACACGAGTGCACAGCGCAGTCTGGTCGTTATGCAGATTCTGATGAGGACGCGTTTCGATGAAACGGAAAAGATGAACAACATGGGCATTAGGCGGCTACTGAACGACGGTACATATCTGGCTTGCTTTCCGTTGCACGAGGGACGCTACGATAGGAACCACTCGTCGGGAGCACTGTTCGATCGTCGGTTGCTCTACCTCGAATGGGCCCGCCCCATCAAGTGGTACAAAAAGCAACCACTGTGTCTCGTTCGGAAGTACTTTGGCGACAAGATTGGACTCTACTTCTGCTGGCTCGGGTTCTACACGAAGATGCTATACGCACCGGCGATCGTTGGGTTGTTCTGCTTTCTCTACGGTCTTGCGTCGATGGATTCGACCGACAACATTCCGACGAAGGAAATCTGCGACTTGAACGGGCCGGGTAAAATTGTCTTGTGTCCGTTGTGCGATCAAGCCTGCAGCTACCAGGAGTTGCACGACTCATGTTTCTTCGCCCAGCTGACCTATCTCTTCGACAATCCGTCGACCGTGTTCTTCGCCATATTTATGTCGTTCTGGGCCACAACCTTTCTGGAACTGTGGAAGCGCAAGCAATCCGTGCTGGTATGGGAATGGGACttgcaaaacatcgaaaacgaGGAGGACATGAGACCGGAGTTCGAAACAACCGTGAAAACATTCCGCACCAATCCCGTTACACGCGAGAAAGAACCCTACATGCCCACGTGGACCAGGGCCCTACGGTTTATGGTGACCTCTAGTGCCGTTCTGTTTATG ATTTCTATTGTACTGGGTGCCGTTCTCGGGACCATCATTTACCGCGTTTCTCTGGTCTCAGTAATTTACAGCGGTGGAGGGTCATTCTTTCGAAAACACTCAAAGCTGTTTACCACCATGACTGCTGCATTGATCAATCTTATCATAATCATGATTCTAACACGA ATTTACCACAAGCTGGCCCTATACCTGACGAACATGGAAAATCCACGAACGCAAACGGAATATGAGGATTCGTATACCGTGAAAATATTCGTGTTTGAATTTATGAACTTCTATAGCTCCCTGATATACATAGCGTTCTTCAAGGGCCGCTTCTACGACTATCCCGGGGACGATGTAGCCCGCAAAAGTGAATTCTTGCGACTCAAGGGCGATATCTGTGATCCGGCCGGCTGCCTCAGTGAACTCTGTATTCAATTAGCCATTATTATGGTGGGGAAGCAGTGTTGGAACAACTTCATGGAATATTTTTTCCC TGCATTCTACAACTGGTGGCGCCAGCGGAAACACAAGCAGCTCACGAAAGACGAGACCCATTTGCATATGGCTTGGGAGCAGGACTACCATCTGCAGGATCCGGGAAGACTCGCCTTATTTGATGAATACCTAGAAATGA TTGTGCAGTACGGATTCGTAACGTTGTTCGTCGCTGCTTTCCCTTTGGCGCCATTATTCGCTCTGCTCAACAACATTGCCGAAATCAGACTGGACGCGTACAAAATGGTTACACAATCGAGGCGACCGCTCGCAGAACGCGTTGAAGACATTGGTGCATGGTACGGAATTTTGAAGATCATAACCTACACAGCTGTCGTATCAAAC GCATTTGTGATTGCCTATACGAGTGACTTCATTCCGCGGATGGTCTACAAGTACGTCTACTCTCCTCATTTTTCTCTGCACGGTTACATTGAACATTCACTTTCGA CTTTCAATACATCCGACTACAAAGAGGAATGGGGTACGAAAACTGAATCGGATCCGGATACCTGTAAATATCGCGGCTATCGAAATGGGCCGGATGCCAGTGAACAGTACGGACTGAGTCCACACTATTGGCACGTGTTTGCCGCACGATTGGCTTTCGTTGTCATTTTCGAGCACATCGTGTTCGTCCTGACCGGCATCATGCAGTTCATAATTCCAGATATTCCAATCGAGGTGAAAACACAGATGCAGCGCGAACAACTTCTAGCCAAAGAGGCAAAGTATCAGCACGGATTGAAGAAATCGCGCGAAACGGACTACGAAGAAATTCTGCACACATTACGGGAGCAAAGCAACAATAGCAGGCAAG GTATGCGCGGCAGTTGGGCACGCCGTCTTAGTCGGCTTAGTGATGGACTTGACGCACATGTAGACGTTCCGAACCGCCCAAGACAATCGTTAGAGTCAACGGTGTGGGAAGTTACCTAG
- the LOC128269006 gene encoding viral IAP-associated factor homolog, with protein sequence MQDPNEDTEWNDVLRAKGIIPQKKEKEITEDEIINMLESTIEEKQKGKDLSKLDLDELDELEDSEDEDVLQQYRLKRLAEMQAAASRARFGTVREISGQDYVDEVTKAGEGIYVVLHLYSRGLPLCALINQHLTQLAMSFPMTKFVRAIATTCIANYPERNVPTIFVYYEGQLKKQFIGPIELGGPNLTCDELEYMLGQAKAIESNIKEDPRASKKVKDKMFAELSDNNDW encoded by the exons ATGCAG GATCCCAACGAAGACACTGAGTGGAATGATGTTCTACGAGCTAAAGGAATCATACctcaaaaaaaagaaaaggaaatcaCCGAAGATGAGATCATTAACATGCTCGAGAGTACTATAGAGGAAAAGCAAAAGGGTAAAGACTTATCCAAGCTGGATCTCGATGAGCTAGACGAATTAGAGGACTCGGAAGACGAAGACGTGTTGCAGCAATATCGCTTGAAACGCTTGGCGGAAATGCAAGCGGCAGCTAGCCGAGCCCGTTTCGGAACGGTACGCGAAATATCTGGACAGGATTATGTTGACGAGGTAACGAAAGCCGGCGAGGGCATCTACGTAGTACTGCACCTGTACAGTCGAGGATTGCCATTGTGCGCGCTTATCAACCAACACCTCACGCAGCTGGCAATGAGTTTTCCGATGACCAAATTCGTTCGGGCGATTGCAACCACATGTATTGCCAACTATCCCGAGCGTAATGTCCCAACAATTTTCGTGTACTATGAGGGCCAGCTAAAGAAACAGTTTATCGGCCCGATCGAGCTTGGTGGACCGAATCTAACGTGCGACGAACTGGAGTACATGCTCGGACAGGCAAAGGCGATAGAGAGCAACATCAAGGAGGATCCGCGAGCATCGAAAAAAGTTAAAGATAAAATGTTTGCCGAGCTGTCGGACAATAACGACTGGTAG
- the LOC128278821 gene encoding enolase-binding protein-like, with protein sequence MAVGKLIAAAAAALLIAATIESSTITSSHVLVNSRLEISVESLLSEICGVNSSLLSISVKSLSSEFSDRTVEHLCGEQKTTSVLLWIPTGNFGDLSDTGSSKRYLGKSIGDEEFAEYCSYDVTTNKCATVNGGVDGVVLLLAEKYPERYELRDLVFKKWTNTTRLGSPLLAYATLKNRDAAYRYVDQDISYLADTRVEYILPDIVAQGVSLSVYRGKTETYKLITGETYYSRNFKTVNAIRYMSPYSTINITVMGSEGRDYREFRAKLITVYSDEEGYGWSKLLAAIDGAMIETKLTETHVEYAQPVNLYDTQPPEAGNMVVTNSEPQPIKAKSENIHIHINEFDLGQVYPGFRNFAIGAAILVFSILGIALIDIIRRTVANHRAKRLRIGKYSRT encoded by the exons ATGGCTGTAGGAAAACTAATtgcggctgcagctgcagcattGCTGATTGCAGCAACTATCGAATCCTCTACTATCACCAGTAGTCATGTATTAGTTAACAGTAGACTTGAAATCAGTGTCGAG TCTCTGTTATCGGAAATCTGTGGTGTAAATTCGTCATTGCTTAGCATTTCGGTAAAATCGCTAAGCAGCGAGTTCAGCGATCGGACTGTCGAGCATCTGTGTGGTGAGCAGAAAACGACCTCGGTTTTGCTATGGATTCCAACCGGAAATTTCGGTGATCTTTCGGACACTGGATCGTCCAAGCGTTACCTGGGTAAGAGCATTGGCGATGAAGAGTTTGCCGAATATTGTAGCTACGATGTAACGACTAACAAGTGTGCCACGGTTAATGGCGGTGTG GACGGAGTGGTGTTACTGTTGGCAGAGAAATACCCCGAACGGTACGAGTTGCGCGATTTAGTATTTAAAAAGTGGACCAACACTACTCGACTCGGATCGCCCCTGCTGGCATACGCTACACTGAAAAACCGCGACGCCGCTTATCGATATGTGGATCAGGATATTTCTTATCTAGCCGATACGAGGGTCGAGTACATCCTTCCGGACATTGTGGCGCAGGGTGTGTCGCTGTCAGTTTATCGAGGAAAAACGGAGACATACAAATTGATCACTGGTGAAACCTACTACAGTCGCAATTTCAAG ACCGTAAATGCTATCCGGTACATGAGTCCTTACAGCACAATAAATATAACGGTCATGGGATCCGAAGGACGTGATTATCGCGAGTTCCGCGCCAAGCTGATTACAGTTTACTCTGATGAAGAGGGGTACGGTTGGTCTAAGTTACTTGCGGCGATAGACGGAGCG ATGATTGAAACGAAGCTCACTGAAACGCACGTTGAGTATGCTCAGCCGGTAAACCTGTACGACACTCAGCCACCAGAAGCCGGGAACATGGTGGTCACCAACAGTGAGCCTCAACCAATTAAAGCGAAATCGGAAAATATTCACATACACATTAACGAATTTGACTTGGGGCAAGTGTATCCCGGATTTCGTAACTTCGCAATAGGCGCCGCTATTTTGGTTTTCTCCATACTAGGTATAGCACTCATCGACATCATACGGCGGACCGTGGCAAATCATCGTGCGAAACGGTTGCGTATAGGAAAGTACAGTCGAACGTAG
- the LOC128277493 gene encoding protein crossbronx homolog, with protein sequence MTLAAEDKLLETVLQEYKILTEYERLQSEDLGGVYVTPSYDNPFLWFGVIFVRGGLYKGGVFRFSVLLPNLFPNDSAIPVITFQSEVFHPLIRSADGVLDLSDAFPKWRAGETYIWQILKFVQFVFQSLEEHTIQTEEVANRDAYEMMHDNRAEFMRRVEQCIDESQSKLYDLPPKPDKNYICFDRFNPEVHGPILESMKQNKVAEVTTPPSSGLSWVRKGLYQPLTK encoded by the exons ATGACCCTAGCCGCCGAGGATAAACTGCTGGAGACGGTCCTACAAGAGTACAAAATTTTAACCGAATA TGAGCGTCTTCAAAGCGAAGATCTTGGCGGAGTTTATGTAACTCCGTCGTACGACAATCCCTTCC TTTGGTTTGGGGTCATATTCGTGCGTGGTGGCCTGTACAAAGGAGGAGTATTTCGATTCAGCGTTTTGCTTCCAAACCTTTTCCCCAACGATAGTGCGATTCCG GTAATCACTTTTCAAAGTGAAGTCTTTCATCCACTAATTCGCTCTGCGGACGGTGTGCTAGATTTGTCGGATGCTTTTCCCAAATGGCGAGCCGGAGAAACTTACATCTGGCAGATCCTTAAATTTGTACAGTTCGTCTTTCAAAGCCTAGAAGAGCACACAATACAAACAGAAGAAGTTGCCAATCGGGATGCGTATGAAATGATGCACGACAATCGGGCCGAATTCATGCGGCGCGTTGAACAGTGCATTGATGAGAGCCAATCTAAGTTGTACGATCTTCCACCAAAGCCGGACAAAAATTACATTTGTTTCGATCGGTTCAACCCGGAAGTACACGGACCGATACTAGAGTCGATGAAACAGAACAAAGTGGCCGAAGTAACGACACCTCCCTCTTCGGGACTGTCTTGGGTACGGAAAGGCCTATATCAACCGCTCACTAAGTAG
- the LOC128278822 gene encoding tubulin polyglutamylase complex subunit 2, which produces MAGLKIGTDTEDMFYENLSLGLAKVLNNIPRITNVTLEKRLPCEKAQVTAWESRHNVYLPEDMKRFYLSTDGFNFYWSYQYSPNDTRRVGHIHFPHLIQITLVRDNIDTILSVSPNTTLTAPPIIRQSNYVDLSSGHLDHLNLNSRSKIFELSTIANLAKVCLVYETPETSTPHIFLLETNSLRWQFLAESFTEYLRMSIAHLGLPYWELCFSSCGLPAWTEQLFLLLAPHLLEKNDCRRLKNIVCVNENPPFNVLDPAVFRTKLRCSRQTQKMRLNNN; this is translated from the exons ATGGCAGGGCTGAAAATTGGTACTGATACAGAAGATATGTTCTACGAAAATCTATCCTTAGGGCTGGCAAAAGTGTTGA ACAACATTCCACGCATAACGAATGTGACGTTGGAGAAACGTTTACCATGCGAAAAGGCGCAAGTTACTGCATGGGAATCCAGACATAATGTGTATTTGCCAGAAGACATGAAACGGTTCTACCTTTCGACCGATGGATTCAATTTTTACTGGAGCTATCAATATTCAC CAAATGACACTCGCCGCGTGGGACACATACATTTTCCGCATCTTATACAGATCACCCTCGTACGAGACAATATCGACACTATACTCAGCGTCAGCCCTAACACAACCCTTACGGCGCCTCCGATCATACGCCAGTCGAACTATGTTGATCTTAGCTCAGGTCACTTGGACCATCTGAATCTTAACTCAAGGAGCAAAATTTTCGAGCTAAGCACCATAGCAAATCTAGCGAAAGTGTGTCTCGTCTATGAGACACCGGAAACATCAACACcgcacatttttcttctcgaaACCAACTCGCTACGATGGCAGTTCCTAGCTGAATCGTTTACCGAGTACCTTCGCATGAGCATCGCCCATCTCGGCTTGCCGTATTGGGAATTGTGCTTTTCAAGCTGTGGTCTGCCTGCCTGGACTGAGCAGCTGTTTTTGCTCTTGGCACCTCATTTGCTGGAGAAAAACGATTGCCGGAGATTAAAAAACATAGTTTGTGTTAATGAAAATCCACCGTTCAACGTACTGGATCCGGCCGTATTCCGGACGAAACTTCGCTGCTCGCGGCAGACACAGAAAATGCGATTGAACAACAACTAA
- the LOC128269007 gene encoding cAMP-regulated phosphoprotein 19, which produces MSSEESTEKQPTLEEVAEDQQAEETPQEQQQSVSDLEKQEEEKMKAKYGSNVGMGGPRGLGGHSAFLQKRLQKGQKYFDSGDYQMAKQKGGGVKQVFANKVPTGEAIPTPESVPVRKTSIIQTCNKFQS; this is translated from the exons ATGAGTTCCGAAGAGAGCACAGAAAAACAGCCCACCCTGGAGGAAGTCGCTGAAGATCAGCAGGCGGAGGAA ACACCACAAGAACAGCAACAATCTGTCAGTGACCTAGAGAAGCAAGAGGAAGAGAAAATGAAAGCCAAATACGGCTCGAACGTCGGTATGGGGGGACCACGCGGTCTCGGAGGTCATTCTGCATTTCTACAGAAACGCCTTCAGAAGGGTCAAAAATATTTCGATTCCGGTGACTACCAGATGGCAAAGCAGAAAGGTGGTGGTGTGAAGCAGGTGTTTGCCAACAAAGTTCCGACTGGTGAAGCGATACCAACTCCAGAATCGGTACCAGTGCGAAAGACGTCGATTATTCAAACATGCAACAAATTTCAAAGCTAA